The proteins below come from a single Pararge aegeria chromosome 23, ilParAegt1.1, whole genome shotgun sequence genomic window:
- the LOC120634255 gene encoding protein D7-like: MEAGEWASCPYEPAHRVPRARLQRHLVKCAARHPALAVCPYNATHRMPPPQLAAHAVACPARLALRPATPPGACAALTTPTPTLLRDFLPPGDPDRELWDD; this comes from the coding sequence ATGGAGGCGGGCGAGTGGGCGTCGTGCCCGTACGAGCCGGCGCACCGCGTGCCGCGCGCGCGCCTGCAGCGCCACCTGGTGAAGTGCGCGGCGCGCCACCCCGCGCTGGCCGTGTGCCCCTACAACGCCACGCACCGCATGCCGCCCCCGCAGCTGGCGGCGCACGCGGTGGCCTGCCCGGCGCGCCTGGCGCTGCGCCCCGCCACGCCGCCCGGCGCGTGCGCGGCGCTcaccacgcccacgcccacgctgCTGCGCGACTTCCTGCCGCCCGGCGACCCCGACCGCGAGCTGTGGGACGACTAG